ACCGCCGCCTGCCGCAGGACAGGGAGAACAGCGGCATCGGTTATAGCGTCACGGAATTATGCGAGTCCTTATTCTGGCAGCGGCAGGCGGACAGTCTGCTGCAGGTCCTTGAAGCCACGCGCTCTGATTACTATGAAAGACAAGAACTCTATTTGCGGTTTCTGTATGCCGCTTGGGCATATGAAATGCGCGGCGATCGTGTGATGGCCGCAAAGGAATTTAAGACGGCGCTGACACTCCTCGATTCTACGCTTCGGGAATTACCGGAAGAGTATCATCTGCATGCCGCTCGCGGCCTGACCCTTGCCGGACTGGGTCGGCGAGACGAGGCGCTGACCGAGGCCCATTGGCTGCAGCAGTCCAATATCTACAGCGAGGACGCCCTCCTCGGCCCTAATCTGGCAGAATATCGCGCACAAATACTGGCGCAGGTGGGCGAAGTCAGTGCCGCACTGGAGGAGATTGAGGGACTTTTGACCCGCCCCTCCCAAATGACAGTTCATACGCTGGAACTCAACCCGCTTTGGAACCCGATCCGCGATGATCCTCGATTCAAGGAGGTATTAAGAAAATATGCCCGACATTGAGCCATGCTTGTCCGGCTGTTCGCGCATTCTATGCTTTGAACGTCCATGAGAACCTGTTATTTTACATAGGAGGATTATATGAAGTTACGACATGTTTTTACGATCAATTTTTTTATCGCTGCGTTCTTTGGCCTGTCCTGGTCTCTTTTCCCGGCTTTTTTCTTCTGGCTGTATGGCCTCATGCCTGATGAGACGGCCTCATGGCTGGTTCGACTCGTCGGTGGTTCTGTATTGGGTTTTGCCACTCTCATGTGGTATGGAATGCAAACCGCTTCAATCGACATGCGAAAGGCCATTGCTTTGGCGCTCCTGGTTCAGGACATTATCGGTTTTACCGCCTCGCTCATATTTCAGTTCAGCGGAAAGGTCAATTTTTTTGGATGGATGAGTCTCGCCATGTATGGTGGTTTTGCATTCATTTATGCTTTTTTCCTGTTTGTCAAGCCAGAGGAGTCTTGATGATGTCATATTTGCTCCAATCTCCTTCACTAAACATCCTGACGCCCATTCATCAGAGAGGAGCGAAAGGAAGATGATCGGCAAAACCATCTCACATTATGAAATCCTTGAAAAGCATGGTGTAGGCCTGCCCGAAAAACTTTCAAGATATAGGAAGCCAACATGATTGGGAAGACGATTTCACATTATAGAATACTTGAAAAGCTCGGCCAAGGCGGCATGGGCGTGGTGTACAAGGCCGAGGACACCAAGCTCAAACGTACGGTAGCCCTCAAATTTTTGCCGCCGGCGCTGACGGCCGATCCAGTCGCCAAGGAGCGATTCATCCAGGAGGCGCAGGCGGCCTCGGCGCTCGAGCATCCCAATATCTGCAACATCCATGAGATCAACGAGACCGAAGACGGACAGCTCTATATCGTCATGGCCTGTTATGAGGGTCTGACGCTGAAAGATCGGCTGGCCGCCGGCCCCCTGCCCATTGAGCAGGCGATGGAGTACGCCCGGCAGATGGTCGAGGGATTGGCGGAAGCGCATGGCAAGGGCATTGTCCATCGCGACATCAAGCCGGCCAACATCATGATCACGGAAAAGGGCCAGGTCAAGATCATGGATTTCGGCCTGGCGAAACTGGCGGGACAGGCGCATCTGACGCAATCAGGCTCTACACTCGGAACGGCTGCGTATATGTCGCCGGAACAGGCATGCGGAGAAAAAGTCGATCATCGGACGGATATTTGGTCCCTGGGCATCGTTTTGTATGAGATGTGCACCGGTCAGCTGCCGTTCAAAGGCGAATACGAGCAGGCGGTGATTTATTCCATCCTCAACGAAGAGCCCCCACCCGTCAGCAGCCTCCGGCAGGATGTCCCGGCCGAGTTGGAGCGTCTTGTGCAGAAGATGCTGGCTAAACATGCATGGGAGCGTTTCGCGAATGCCGGCGAGATATTGATAGAGCTGAATTCTCTCATAAAGAAACGCGAAACGGAACGTGATCAACACCGTCCCGGCGCTTACGAAACATCCCCCTCGATAGCCGTGCTGCCGTTCGTCAATATGAGTCCGGATCCCGAGAACGAATACTTTAGCGACGGCCTGGCCGAGGACATCATCGATGCCCTGACCCAGGTGCCGGGATTGCGCGTGATGGCGCGGACCTCAGCCTTCTCCTTCCGCGGCAAACAGGCGGACGTGCGCGAGATTGGGGCAAAGCTCAACGTCGAGCATATCCTGGAGGGCAGCGTGCGCAGGGCCGGCAACCGCCTCCGGGTGACGGCGCAGCTGGTCAAGGCGAGCGATGGCTACCACCTGTGGAGCCAACGATTCGATCGGGAAATGGACGATGTCTTTGCCATTCAGGATGAGATTTCGCAGGCCATTGTCGAAAATCTGCGGGTGCGGCTGGCGGCGGGCCGGCCGCTGATCAAGCGTTACACAGAAAACCTTGCCGCCTATGACCTCTGTCTCAAAGCACGGTATTATCTTTTGAGAATGACGCATGAAGGACGAGAAGCGGGCCGGCGGCATTGTGAACAGGCCATCGCGCTCGACCCGAATTACGCCCTGGCGTATGTCATGCTGGCCGAATCCTATTTCTGGAGCGCGTTCTGGGGATCCATGGATCCGCGACAGGCTTTCACGAAGGCCCGGTCAGCGGCCATGGAAGCCCTCAGACTGGACGACACCATCGCGGACGCTCATAGCGCATTGGGAACCGTCCTCGGCAGCGGCGAATTCGACTGGAGCGGAGCGGAATCTGAATTCCGCCGCGCTCTGGAGTTGAGTCCTTCCTCGACAGCGGTCCGATACAATTTTGCCTGGTGTTATGCCTTGTGGTTCCTTTATCCACAGGGGCGGGTTGAACAGGCCTTGATAGAAATGCGGCGGGCGGTGGAGTTGGATCCGCTCGATCCTTTCTACAACACGCTGGTGGGGTATCTCCTCGGTGTCCTGCGGCAATTCGGACCGGCTATAGCGCAACTGCAGCACACCATCGATCTCGACCCGTCTTTTTTCTTCTCCCATTGGTTTCTCTCGATCACCTATACCTATAATGGCCAGTTCGAGGAAGCCATCGCCCCGGCCGAGAAGGCGAATGAACTCTCCGGCCGCCATGCGTTGACGCTAGGCACGCTGAGCAGCCTCTACGGTCGGACTGGCCGGATCGCCGAAGCGCGGCAATTCCTGGAAGAGTTGACGGCACGACGGCGTTTTGGTTATGTGCCCTCATCCGCTATGGCATGGGCCCATAATGGCATAGGAGAACTGGACAAGAGTCTGGAGTGGATCGTAAAGGGAATCGACGAGCGTGATCCGCTTCTCGTGACCGCACTCAAGTGTGCGCCGACCTATAATCGTCTGCGTTCTTTACCGGCCTTTCCGGCCTTGCTGCGCAAGATGAATCTGGAGCCATAAAAGGAATTTCTTATGATCGGCAGGCAAATTTCTCATTACAAAATCCTCGCCAAGCTCGGCGAAGGCGGCATGGGGGTGGTGTATAAAGCCGAGGACACTCGGCTTAAACGTATGGTGGCTTTAAAATTCCTGCCGGCAACACTGCTGAACGATAGCGAGGCCAAAGAACGTTTCATGCGCGAAGCCCAGGCCGCATCCAGCCTGCAGCACCACAACATCTGCAATGTCCACGATATCGACGAAACCTCCAACGGACAGCTTTACATAGTAATGGATTGTTATGAAGGCGAAGTCTTGAAGGATAAAATAGCCCGCGAGCCATTAACAGCGGATGAAACGGTTGCTATTGCAGAACAGATCGCCGGCGGTCTGGCGGCCGCGCATGAAAAAGGCATCGTCCACCGCGACATCAAACCGTCGAACATTCTTCTCACACAGGACGGCACGGTGAAGATCCTCGATTTCGGACTCGCCAAGCTGGCAACGAGCGCGACCAGAGTGACCAGGGCGGGTTCGACTCTGGGCACCGTCGCCTATATGTCGCCGGAGCAGCTGCGGGGCGATGAGGTCGATGCCGGCACGGATGTATGGTCGTTGGGCGTGATGATGTACGAGATGATCACCGGCCATCTGCCTTACAAGAGTCAGTATGAGCAGGCCATGATCTATTCCATTCTCAACGAAGAGCCGGAATCGCTTGATAGTACAAAACCCTCCGTTCCGCCGGGGTTGGTGCAGATGATTAATCGCGCTATGCAAAAAAATGCCGGGCTGCGTTACGCATCCGCAGCTGAAATGGGTCAGCACCTGCGCAAGTATCGGGATAGTCAGAAGGAAACACCAGAAGGTTTTTTTAATCTTAATGCGATGATGCGGACCCTCCGCAAACCGCGAGTCGCTTTGTCGGCGGGTTTGGCCTTGATCGTCCTCTGCCTTTCTGCCGTGTGGTTCATCGACCGGCAGGCCAAAATCCGCCGGGCCAGGGAAATCCTCCTGCCGCAAATTGAGCAGCTCGTGCAAGTCGACCGGGATAATTTTATCAAAGCCTTTAACCTGGCGAATGAGGCAAAAAAATATATCCCGCAAGATAAAAAGCTGATCGATCTTTTCTCCGCCATGCAGGTCGAGATCAGCATAACCACGGAGCCACAGGGAGCACAGGTTCAAATGCAGGAGTATAAAGACGAGAAGGGACCCTGGATCCATCCTGG
This window of the bacterium genome carries:
- a CDS encoding protein kinase — protein: MIGKTISHYRILEKLGQGGMGVVYKAEDTKLKRTVALKFLPPALTADPVAKERFIQEAQAASALEHPNICNIHEINETEDGQLYIVMACYEGLTLKDRLAAGPLPIEQAMEYARQMVEGLAEAHGKGIVHRDIKPANIMITEKGQVKIMDFGLAKLAGQAHLTQSGSTLGTAAYMSPEQACGEKVDHRTDIWSLGIVLYEMCTGQLPFKGEYEQAVIYSILNEEPPPVSSLRQDVPAELERLVQKMLAKHAWERFANAGEILIELNSLIKKRETERDQHRPGAYETSPSIAVLPFVNMSPDPENEYFSDGLAEDIIDALTQVPGLRVMARTSAFSFRGKQADVREIGAKLNVEHILEGSVRRAGNRLRVTAQLVKASDGYHLWSQRFDREMDDVFAIQDEISQAIVENLRVRLAAGRPLIKRYTENLAAYDLCLKARYYLLRMTHEGREAGRRHCEQAIALDPNYALAYVMLAESYFWSAFWGSMDPRQAFTKARSAAMEALRLDDTIADAHSALGTVLGSGEFDWSGAESEFRRALELSPSSTAVRYNFAWCYALWFLYPQGRVEQALIEMRRAVELDPLDPFYNTLVGYLLGVLRQFGPAIAQLQHTIDLDPSFFFSHWFLSITYTYNGQFEEAIAPAEKANELSGRHALTLGTLSSLYGRTGRIAEARQFLEELTARRRFGYVPSSAMAWAHNGIGELDKSLEWIVKGIDERDPLLVTALKCAPTYNRLRSLPAFPALLRKMNLEP
- a CDS encoding serine/threonine protein kinase, which translates into the protein MIGRQISHYKILAKLGEGGMGVVYKAEDTRLKRMVALKFLPATLLNDSEAKERFMREAQAASSLQHHNICNVHDIDETSNGQLYIVMDCYEGEVLKDKIAREPLTADETVAIAEQIAGGLAAAHEKGIVHRDIKPSNILLTQDGTVKILDFGLAKLATSATRVTRAGSTLGTVAYMSPEQLRGDEVDAGTDVWSLGVMMYEMITGHLPYKSQYEQAMIYSILNEEPESLDSTKPSVPPGLVQMINRAMQKNAGLRYASAAEMGQHLRKYRDSQKETPEGFFNLNAMMRTLRKPRVALSAGLALIVLCLSAVWFIDRQAKIRRAREILLPQIEQLVQVDRDNFIKAFNLANEAKKYIPQDKKLIDLFSAMQVEISITTEPQGAQVQMQEYKDEKGPWIHPGVTPIDRIKLPKGFFRLLSRQLITCISNTSVREV